A genomic window from Flavobacterium azooxidireducens includes:
- a CDS encoding T9SS type A sorting domain-containing protein: MKIFFTLLLFPLFSLAQTQIGADIDGEAAGDYSGASVSLSLDGNILAIGAPNNNGSGSNSGHVRIYENISEVWTQIGSDIDGEGIGDFSGNSVSLSSDGKIVAIGALNNDGNGSNSGHVRIYENNFGVWNQIGSNINGEAAVNFSGRSVSLSSDGNVVAIGASGNHGNGSNSGHVRIYENISGVWTQIGSDIDGEAAFDYSGYNVSLSSDGTIVAVGAYGNDENGIDSGQVKVYENISGVWTQIGSNINGEAAGDYSGISVSLSSDGNIIAIGAPNNDGNGSNSGHVRIYENISGIWNQIGSDINGEAVNDQSGRSVSLSGDGTTVVIGAPFNNGNGFSSGHVRIYKNISGVWTKKGLDINGEAANDQSGFAISLSNDGDVLAVGAYLNDGNGANAGHVRVFNITNLLSNDTFVQNIFLIYPNPSKENVTILIENDLQIEKVTIYNSLGQVVKTSVNEVINTSELAKGSYYLELTTNQGKATKTLVIN, encoded by the coding sequence ATGAAAATTTTTTTTACTTTACTCTTATTTCCGTTATTCAGTTTAGCACAAACTCAAATAGGTGCAGATATAGATGGAGAAGCAGCGGGTGATTACAGTGGTGCCAGTGTGAGCTTATCATTAGATGGAAACATATTAGCAATTGGAGCTCCAAATAATAACGGAAGTGGATCTAATTCCGGTCATGTTCGAATTTATGAAAATATATCAGAAGTTTGGACACAAATAGGCTCAGATATAGATGGAGAAGGAATTGGTGATTTTTCTGGTAATAGTGTAAGTTTATCAAGTGATGGAAAAATTGTGGCTATTGGAGCACTTAATAATGATGGAAATGGTTCTAATTCCGGTCACGTACGAATTTATGAAAATAATTTTGGTGTTTGGAATCAAATAGGTTCAAATATTAACGGTGAAGCTGCTGTTAATTTTAGTGGTAGGAGTGTAAGTTTATCATCTGACGGAAATGTTGTTGCTATTGGAGCTTCCGGTAACCACGGAAATGGTTCTAACTCTGGTCATGTTCGAATCTATGAAAATATATCCGGAGTTTGGACGCAAATAGGTTCAGATATTGATGGTGAAGCTGCTTTTGATTATAGTGGTTATAATGTGAGTTTATCGTCCGATGGAACTATAGTAGCAGTTGGTGCATATGGTAATGATGAAAATGGTATTGATTCCGGCCAAGTTAAAGTTTATGAAAATATATCCGGAGTTTGGACACAAATTGGATCAAATATTAATGGTGAAGCAGCGGGAGATTACAGCGGTATTAGTGTAAGTTTATCAAGTGATGGTAATATTATAGCTATTGGAGCTCCAAATAATGATGGAAATGGTTCTAATTCCGGTCATGTACGAATTTATGAAAATATATCGGGAATTTGGAACCAAATAGGCTCAGATATCAATGGTGAAGCAGTAAATGATCAAAGTGGCAGAAGTGTAAGTTTATCAGGAGACGGTACTACTGTAGTTATTGGAGCTCCTTTTAATAATGGAAATGGTTTTAGTTCCGGTCATGTACGTATCTATAAAAATATATCCGGTGTTTGGACTAAAAAAGGCCTAGATATAAATGGTGAAGCAGCTAATGATCAAAGTGGTTTTGCAATAAGTTTATCAAATGATGGTGATGTACTGGCAGTTGGAGCTTATTTAAATGATGGAAATGGTGCTAATGCCGGTCATGTACGGGTGTTTAACATAACAAATCTTTTATCCAACGATACTTTTGTACAAAATATTTTTTTAATCTATCCAAATCCTTCTAAAGAAAATGTAACCATTTTAATAGAAAATGATTTACAAATAGAAAAAGTAACAATTTATAATTCTCTAGGACAAGTAGTAAAAACTAGTGTAAATGAAGTTATTAATACATCAGAATTAGCAAAAGGAAGTTATTATTTAGAACTAACAACTAATCAAGGTAAAGCAACAAAAACATTAGTTATAAATTAA
- a CDS encoding putative signal transducing protein, with the protein MKDFITVAVFNLPSEIAVLKSILENEGIHYFFENETIVSIDPFASIAYGGIKLKVHRNDVEVVRGILDNLDSHLRIVE; encoded by the coding sequence ATGAAAGACTTTATTACTGTTGCGGTTTTTAATTTACCAAGTGAAATTGCTGTGTTAAAATCGATTTTAGAAAACGAAGGAATTCACTACTTTTTTGAAAATGAAACAATTGTTTCGATTGATCCATTTGCGAGTATTGCTTATGGCGGAATTAAATTAAAAGTGCATCGAAATGATGTGGAAGTTGTGAGAGGAATTTTGGATAATTTAGATAGTCATTTGCGGATTGTAGAATAG
- a CDS encoding IS110 family RNA-guided transposase, translating into MKNIIIGIDISKKTLDICIKDEKVSYFTIENKVQNIKRFFKMYSTNFPIVAMENTGKYNWNLLQVLESHNFKVYIISPLHLKKSMGLTRGKNDKVDALRICNFIEKNHQEITQWKPSSLTIRKIKVLLTERAARIKMRKQLTSQQDDYKLMKGINMDKELLKLNLQLVKSIDIQIKNIEKSIEEVISSESELKNNYQLMKSVPGVGKVLSWIILAKTEGFTTITDPRKMACYSGVVPFDFQSGTSIKRRPGVSRLADKTVKRVLHLGAMSAIRNDNDLRNYYLRKVEEGKNKMSVINAVRNKIIHRVFAVIKNQIPYQKNLVLS; encoded by the coding sequence ATGAAAAACATTATTATTGGCATTGACATCAGTAAGAAGACTTTAGACATTTGTATTAAAGATGAGAAAGTTTCCTACTTTACTATTGAAAACAAAGTACAGAACATTAAGCGTTTTTTCAAAATGTATTCTACTAACTTTCCTATTGTAGCAATGGAAAACACAGGTAAATATAATTGGAATTTGTTGCAGGTCTTGGAATCTCACAACTTTAAAGTTTATATCATATCACCCTTACACTTAAAGAAGAGTATGGGCCTTACAAGAGGAAAAAATGACAAGGTTGATGCACTTCGAATTTGTAATTTTATCGAGAAGAACCATCAAGAAATTACACAATGGAAACCTTCATCCTTGACAATCAGAAAAATTAAAGTACTGCTTACAGAAAGAGCAGCAAGAATAAAAATGAGAAAACAATTGACGAGCCAGCAGGATGACTACAAACTGATGAAAGGAATTAATATGGACAAGGAATTGCTGAAATTAAATTTGCAACTTGTTAAGAGTATTGATATTCAAATTAAAAACATAGAAAAAAGTATAGAAGAAGTTATCTCTAGTGAATCAGAATTAAAAAATAATTATCAATTGATGAAATCTGTTCCTGGTGTAGGCAAAGTACTCTCTTGGATTATTTTGGCAAAAACGGAAGGGTTTACAACTATAACAGATCCAAGGAAAATGGCATGTTATAGCGGAGTTGTTCCTTTTGATTTTCAGTCAGGCACATCAATAAAGCGAAGACCCGGAGTGTCAAGGCTTGCTGATAAAACAGTTAAAAGAGTCTTGCATCTAGGAGCGATGAGTGCTATTAGGAATGATAATGACTTAAGAAATTATTATCTTCGAAAAGTAGAAGAAGGTAAAAATAAAATGAGCGTTATAAATGCAGTTAGAAACAAAATAATACATAGGGTTTTTGCAGTAATTAAAAACCAAATTCCTTATCAAAAAAATTTGGTTTTATCATAG
- a CDS encoding lycopene cyclase family protein, with translation MSKKYDYIILGSGLSGLLTAFQMANDPWFNDKSILIIDKEIKNQNDRTWCFWEEPNGEFDSILSKTWEKAFIGNQDFQQSFDMHPYLYKMIRSSDFYKLVFDTISSKSNFAFINDEIIHWKTIENSVEIQGKNQTYTSNFLLNSFFDVNPILNQKKYPYLKQHFIGWFIKTKEAIFDDSEVKFMDFTIEQDGNTRFMYVLPNSKSEALFEYTLFSEDLLEKSLYKKAIQNYLQNLGITDYEIVEKEAGNIPMTCFPFHKQNSERILFIGTAGGWTKASTGFTFFNSKKQSEKLVGFLKTNQNLSKFHQKNRYWFYDLILLEVLHQNNELGAQLFGTLFQKNSIQNIFKFLNEEGTIYSDLKVMLTLPKWLFIKATFRALWKLV, from the coding sequence GTGTCAAAAAAATACGATTACATCATCCTAGGTTCCGGATTATCCGGTTTACTCACCGCTTTTCAAATGGCGAATGATCCGTGGTTTAATGATAAATCTATTCTAATCATCGACAAAGAAATAAAAAACCAAAACGACCGAACGTGGTGTTTTTGGGAAGAACCAAATGGCGAATTCGATTCCATCCTATCTAAAACCTGGGAAAAAGCATTTATAGGAAATCAGGATTTTCAACAATCTTTTGATATGCATCCTTATTTGTATAAAATGATTAGAAGTAGTGATTTTTACAAATTGGTATTCGATACGATTTCATCTAAATCTAATTTTGCTTTTATAAATGATGAAATCATACATTGGAAAACGATTGAAAATTCGGTTGAAATTCAAGGAAAAAATCAAACTTATACTTCAAATTTTTTATTGAATAGTTTTTTTGATGTTAATCCAATTCTCAACCAAAAGAAATATCCCTATTTAAAGCAACATTTTATCGGCTGGTTCATCAAAACCAAAGAAGCAATTTTTGATGATTCTGAAGTAAAATTTATGGATTTTACGATTGAACAAGACGGAAACACTCGATTTATGTATGTTTTACCAAATTCAAAAAGCGAAGCTTTGTTTGAATATACGTTGTTTTCTGAAGATTTATTAGAAAAATCACTATACAAAAAAGCAATTCAAAACTATCTTCAAAATTTAGGAATAACAGATTATGAAATTGTAGAAAAAGAAGCAGGAAACATTCCAATGACTTGTTTTCCGTTTCATAAACAAAATTCAGAGCGGATTTTATTTATCGGAACGGCAGGTGGTTGGACAAAAGCTAGTACAGGTTTTACTTTCTTCAACAGTAAAAAACAATCTGAAAAATTGGTGGGATTTTTAAAAACAAATCAAAACCTTTCCAAATTTCATCAAAAAAACCGCTATTGGTTTTATGATTTAATTTTGTTGGAAGTTTTACATCAAAATAATGAATTGGGAGCTCAACTTTTTGGAACACTTTTTCAAAAAAATTCCATTCAAAATATCTTCAAATTTTTGAACGAAGAAGGAACTATTTATTCTGATTTAAAAGTAATGTTAACGTTACCAAAATGGTTATTTATTAAGGCTACTTTTCGGGCTTTATGGAAGTTGGTGTAA
- a CDS encoding DUF1905 domain-containing protein, protein MKFNGQVCSFDDNALYWELHIPIPPAVFEKLLKEAKDKRVVCTLNGNFSFHCAMLPKVTFHYILLNREISKKLNLHLNDDVKVELVKDDSKYGMPLSEEMEEVFFSDPEGSDLFHKLTPGKQRTLIHVVNKYKSSQLRIEKSFVILDHLKNRKGVLDFKGLNEDFKNFKNRF, encoded by the coding sequence ATGAAATTTAACGGTCAGGTTTGTTCATTTGATGATAATGCGTTGTATTGGGAATTACACATCCCTATTCCTCCGGCTGTTTTTGAAAAATTGCTGAAAGAAGCGAAAGACAAACGCGTGGTTTGCACACTTAACGGAAATTTTTCTTTTCATTGTGCGATGTTACCAAAAGTGACTTTTCATTATATTTTATTGAATAGAGAAATCTCTAAAAAACTGAATTTGCATTTGAATGATGATGTAAAAGTTGAATTAGTGAAAGACGATAGCAAATACGGCATGCCACTATCCGAAGAAATGGAAGAAGTTTTTTTCAGCGATCCCGAAGGAAGCGATTTGTTTCATAAACTCACACCCGGAAAACAACGAACGTTAATTCATGTGGTCAATAAATACAAAAGTTCGCAACTTCGGATTGAGAAATCATTTGTTATTTTAGATCATTTGAAAAACCGAAAAGGTGTTTTGGATTTTAAGGGGTTGAATGAGGATTTTAAGAATTTTAAGAATAGATTTTAA
- the rpiB gene encoding ribose 5-phosphate isomerase B, whose amino-acid sequence MKISIGNDHAGPDYKKAIVAFLEKQGHEVINHGTNTTDSVDYPDFGHPVATDVETGKADLGIVICGSGNGIAMTVNKHQGIRAALCWTKEISALARQHNDANIISIPARFTSIPQAVEMVETFLKTDFEGGRHQNRVNKISCS is encoded by the coding sequence ATGAAAATCTCAATTGGAAACGATCACGCTGGCCCGGATTATAAAAAAGCCATCGTTGCTTTTTTAGAAAAACAAGGCCATGAAGTCATTAATCACGGAACCAACACAACAGATAGTGTGGATTATCCCGATTTTGGTCATCCGGTAGCCACCGATGTAGAAACCGGAAAAGCCGATTTAGGCATCGTGATTTGCGGCAGCGGTAACGGCATTGCTATGACCGTCAACAAACACCAAGGCATTAGAGCTGCTTTGTGTTGGACAAAAGAAATTTCGGCTTTGGCCAGACAACATAATGATGCGAATATCATTAGTATTCCGGCACGATTTACTTCGATTCCGCAAGCGGTTGAAATGGTGGAAACGTTTTTGAAAACTGATTTTGAAGGAGGAAGACATCAGAATCGAGTGAATAAAATAAGTTGTTCGTAA